From Lonchura striata isolate bLonStr1 chromosome 3, bLonStr1.mat, whole genome shotgun sequence, one genomic window encodes:
- the DCPH1 gene encoding damage-control phosphatase ARMT1, translated as MAAAPALPVSLSGRFKGSFAYFTIKDRLPQILTRVIDTLHRHKNEFFEEHGEKGVEAEKRAISFLSKLRNELQTDKPVTPLEDELPDAALWNQYLDYQRNLPNGNGEPSWFQSPWLYVECYMYRRIHAALAQNPPIDNFDVFKEGKAQNFFESQEAVIALCTYFQELLKNIKDLDEKQLQEELFKLLQVSLWGNKCDLSFSAGEDSSQKSSPLQSLENMVPYILVNDMEKVWSLLVNAKKNRTERSNVRVDIILDNAGFELVSDLVLADFLLSSKLADEVCFHGKSIPWYVSDTTKHDFNWTIKQLGSANHMWMSRCGINWEGNLKKGVWVFHDHMFWTLPHDFSSMIEVASDLYAELQKSNLLLFKGDLNYRKLTGDRKWEYSVPFHQALSKFHPAPLCSLRTLKSDTQVGLKPGQGEQIQASEPEWMVSGKYGVVQFDAGL; from the exons atggcggcggcgccggcgctcccggtgtccctgtcGGGCAGGTTTAAGGG ATCCTTTGCATATTTTACAATCAAAGATAGACTTCCCCAGATTCTCACAAGAGTTATTGATACTTTGCATCgacataaaaatgaattttttgaAGAACATGGTGAG AAGGGTGTTGAAGCAGAGAAGAGGGCTATATCTTTCCTCTCCAAACTGCGGAATGAACTGCAAACAGACAAGCCAGTGACCCCTTTGGAAGATGAGTTGCCCGATGCAGCACTGTGGAACCAATACCTGGACTACCAACGAAATTTACCAAATGGAAATGGAGAACCAAGTTGGTTTCAGTCCCCTTGGCTGTATGTAGAGTGTTACATGTATCGAAGAATTCATGCAGCATTAGCACAGAA CCCACCTATTGACAACTTTGATGTATTTAAGGAAGGAAAGGCTCAAAATTTCTTTGAATCCCAAGAAGCTGTTATTGCCTTATGCACTTACTTTCAGGAACTTCTTAAGAACATCAAGGATCTAGATGAAAAGCAACTTCAGGAGGAACTTTTTAAGCTATTGCAG gtGTCATTATGGGGCAATAAGTGTGACCTTTCTTTTTCAGCTGGTGAAGACAGCTCTCAGAAATCTAGTCCTTTGCAGTCTCTGGAAAACATGGTACCTTACATCTTAGTGAATGATATGGAAAAAGTTTGGTCACTACTtgtaaatgccaaaaaaaatagaacagaaaGAAGTAATGTTAGAGTTGACATAATCCTGGATAATGCTGGATTTGAACTTGTAAGTGATCTTGTGTTGGCTGATTTCTTGTTATCATCAAAGCTAGCTGATGAAGTCTGTTTTCATGGAAAAAGTATTCCATGGTATGTATCAGATACCACAAAGCATGattttaactggactattaaACAACTGGGGTCAGCTAATCATATGTGGATGTCTAGATGTGGCATAAACTGGGAGGGCAATTTGAAAAAGGGAGTTTGGGTTTTCCATGACCACATGTTTTGGACTTTGCCACATGATTTTTCCAGTATGATTGAAGTTGCTTCTGACTTGTATGCTGAGCTACAGAAGTCGAACTTGCTTCTCTTCAAAGGTGATCTAAACTATAGAAAATTAACAGGAGATAGAAAATGGGAATACAGTGTCCCGTTTCATCAAGCCTTGAGTAAGTTTcatcctgctcctctctgtAGTTTGAGAACGCTGAAATCTGACACTCAGGTCGGCCTGAAACCTGGACAAGGTGAGCAAATTCAGGCTTCTGAACCTGAATGGATGGTAAGTGGAAAATACGGGGTAGTTCAGTTTGATGCTGGTCTGTAG